In one window of Streptomyces roseofulvus DNA:
- a CDS encoding metalloregulator ArsR/SmtB family transcription factor, with protein MPNVKVLPLLEPTVEPCCPPLTERPLTAEEAERTALMFKALGDPVRLRLFSAVASHEGGEACVCDISDVGVSQPTVSHHLKKLKEAGLLTSERRGTWVYYRVEPGVLAAMGQLLSPTAAEA; from the coding sequence ATGCCGAACGTGAAGGTGTTGCCGCTGCTTGAGCCCACCGTCGAACCGTGCTGCCCGCCGCTCACCGAGCGACCTCTGACGGCCGAGGAGGCCGAGCGGACCGCCCTCATGTTCAAGGCGCTCGGCGACCCCGTACGGCTGCGTCTGTTCTCTGCGGTGGCCTCGCACGAGGGCGGCGAGGCGTGCGTGTGCGACATCTCCGACGTCGGCGTCTCCCAGCCCACGGTCTCCCACCACCTGAAGAAGCTGAAGGAGGCCGGCCTGCTCACCTCCGAGCGGCGCGGGACCTGGGTGTACTACCGGGTGGAGCCGGGGGTTCTGGCGGCGATGGGGCAGTTGTTGAGCCCGACCGCGGCCGAGGCGTGA
- a CDS encoding pyridoxal phosphate-dependent aminotransferase — protein sequence MNPLRPSARAAAVPPSATAALDAHAKALVAAGADVINLTSGEPAFPTVEPAARAAEQAIAEDFTRYTPAAGVPELRAAIAAHLNRHGTAYEASRVVVTAGAKQALHHAFTALLDPGDEVLVPAPYWVSYPHLIALAGGTLIPVRPAPGAGLKVTPEQVREAITDRTRVLLLNSPANPSGVVYSRYELAALAEVAVEHDLVIVSDEICEHWVFGDARFASVAALGAEIAARTVTVGGVSKTFAMTGWRIGWLAASAELASTVTALQSHTASAPSSIAQRAALGALTADLGAELERRRSALDARRLATVKAIGDVPGLRVDGDPEGAFFLLADVTGLYGKACAGRTVTSAADFAALLLAEAQVAVVPGADFAAPDHVRISYTVPPEQLDEALGRLAGFVGALS from the coding sequence GTGAACCCGCTCCGTCCCTCCGCGCGCGCCGCCGCCGTCCCGCCCTCGGCCACCGCCGCGCTCGATGCCCACGCCAAGGCGCTCGTCGCCGCGGGTGCCGACGTCATCAACCTGACCAGCGGCGAACCGGCGTTCCCGACCGTCGAACCCGCCGCGCGCGCGGCGGAGCAGGCCATCGCCGAGGACTTCACCCGCTACACCCCGGCGGCGGGAGTCCCCGAACTCCGCGCGGCGATCGCCGCCCACCTCAACCGCCACGGCACGGCGTACGAGGCGTCCCGGGTCGTCGTGACGGCCGGCGCCAAGCAGGCCCTCCACCACGCCTTCACCGCCCTGCTCGACCCGGGCGACGAGGTGCTCGTCCCGGCCCCGTACTGGGTCAGCTACCCCCACCTCATCGCCCTGGCCGGCGGAACCCTGATCCCCGTCCGGCCCGCCCCCGGCGCCGGCCTGAAGGTCACGCCCGAACAGGTGCGGGAGGCGATCACCGACCGCACGCGGGTCCTGCTCCTCAACAGCCCCGCCAACCCCTCCGGCGTCGTCTACAGCCGCTACGAACTGGCCGCCCTGGCCGAAGTGGCCGTGGAGCACGACCTCGTCATCGTCAGCGACGAGATCTGCGAGCACTGGGTCTTCGGCGACGCCCGCTTCGCCTCCGTGGCGGCGCTGGGCGCCGAGATCGCCGCCCGCACCGTCACCGTCGGCGGCGTCTCCAAGACCTTCGCCATGACCGGCTGGCGCATCGGCTGGCTCGCCGCCTCGGCCGAACTGGCCTCCACCGTCACGGCCCTGCAGAGCCACACCGCCTCGGCCCCGTCCTCCATCGCCCAGCGGGCGGCCCTCGGCGCGCTGACGGCCGACCTCGGCGCCGAACTGGAGCGCCGCCGCTCCGCGCTCGACGCCCGCCGCCTCGCGACCGTCAAGGCGATCGGCGACGTCCCCGGCCTGCGGGTCGACGGCGACCCCGAGGGCGCCTTCTTCCTCCTCGCCGACGTCACCGGCCTGTACGGGAAGGCATGCGCCGGCCGTACCGTCACCTCGGCCGCCGACTTCGCCGCACTCCTCTTGGCCGAGGCTCAGGTGGCGGTCGTCCCCGGCGCCGACTTCGCGGCTCCGGACCACGTCCGCATCTCGTACACGGTGCCGCCCGAGCAACTCGACGAGGCGCTCGGACGTCTGGCGGGGTTCGTGGGCGCGCTGTCCTGA
- a CDS encoding metalloregulator ArsR/SmtB family transcription factor, which produces MIEPLTTETPSGSCCSAPMTPDQAEELSVMFKALADPVRLRIASIVACCPAGEVCVGEIAAEFELTGPTISHHLRKLREAGILASERRANEVYYFVRPERIEHLMGPLAGMRSTARTPSRC; this is translated from the coding sequence ATGATCGAGCCCTTGACCACCGAGACGCCGTCCGGATCGTGCTGCTCCGCCCCCATGACACCGGATCAGGCGGAGGAGCTGTCGGTCATGTTCAAGGCACTGGCGGATCCGGTGCGCCTGCGGATCGCCAGCATCGTGGCCTGTTGCCCGGCGGGCGAGGTGTGCGTGGGCGAGATCGCCGCCGAGTTCGAGCTGACCGGACCGACCATCAGCCACCACCTCCGCAAGCTGCGCGAGGCCGGCATCCTCGCCTCGGAACGGCGCGCGAACGAGGTCTACTACTTCGTCCGCCCGGAGCGGATCGAGCACCTGATGGGCCCACTGGCGGGCATGCGGAGCACAGCCCGTACGCCTTCGCGCTGCTGA
- a CDS encoding permease, with product MIDTVLDVLWRTAQDVGHSLSANWPFLLISVVLASAIPVYVGADRLSAWMRRKTAVAVLGAIVLATLTPFCSCGTTAVVLGALASSVPWAPVVTFMVASPLTSPEEYVLSTGLFGFDFATTFFVAAMVLGVFAGVVTWLIEKTGWLEGQARLTANQAEEKASESCCSGEEDPEGSGGGVSAGGGVPAGGGGLARTALLTRPVVTKPAPAPAPAGVVERLKLKEFGEELKVNVKRLALYFLGFATLGFLLINSIPTHYLTGFLGDGNIFAVPVAALIGIPVYLNSDGSLPLVATLMQGGMGPGPALAFLMTGAGTSIGAISGMLLIARWRVVALVVGILFTGAIVLGYTAPIWL from the coding sequence GTGATCGACACCGTCCTCGACGTTCTGTGGCGCACCGCCCAGGATGTCGGCCACTCCCTCTCCGCCAACTGGCCGTTCCTGCTGATCAGTGTGGTCCTGGCCTCGGCCATCCCCGTCTACGTCGGAGCGGACCGCCTGTCGGCGTGGATGCGGCGCAAGACCGCGGTCGCGGTGCTCGGTGCGATCGTCCTGGCGACCCTCACCCCCTTCTGCTCCTGCGGCACGACCGCGGTGGTGCTCGGGGCGCTCGCCTCCAGCGTGCCGTGGGCCCCGGTGGTCACCTTCATGGTGGCCTCGCCGCTGACCAGCCCCGAGGAGTACGTGCTGTCCACCGGGCTCTTCGGCTTCGACTTCGCCACCACCTTCTTCGTGGCCGCGATGGTCCTCGGCGTCTTCGCCGGTGTCGTCACCTGGCTGATCGAGAAGACCGGCTGGCTGGAGGGCCAGGCGCGTCTCACCGCCAACCAGGCGGAGGAGAAGGCGTCCGAGAGCTGCTGCAGTGGCGAGGAGGACCCCGAGGGCTCCGGAGGTGGCGTCTCGGCCGGTGGTGGTGTCCCCGCCGGTGGCGGCGGTCTGGCCCGTACGGCCCTGCTCACCCGCCCGGTCGTCACGAAGCCCGCCCCCGCCCCCGCCCCGGCCGGCGTCGTGGAGCGCCTGAAGCTGAAGGAGTTCGGAGAGGAGCTGAAGGTCAACGTCAAGCGCCTCGCCCTCTACTTCCTGGGCTTCGCCACCCTCGGCTTCCTGCTCATCAACTCGATCCCCACGCACTACCTCACCGGGTTCCTCGGCGACGGCAACATCTTCGCGGTCCCGGTCGCCGCCCTCATCGGCATCCCGGTCTACCTGAACTCCGACGGCTCGCTCCCGCTCGTCGCCACCCTGATGCAGGGCGGCATGGGCCCGGGCCCGGCGCTCGCCTTCCTCATGACCGGCGCGGGCACCAGCATCGGCGCCATCAGCGGCATGCTCCTCATCGCCCGCTGGCGCGTCGTCGCCCTGGTCGTGGGCATCCTCTTCACCGGTGCGATCGTCCTCGGCTACACGGCCCCCATCTGGCTCTGA
- a CDS encoding metalloregulator ArsR/SmtB family transcription factor, giving the protein MPTSISELCCSPVLAGPLTPEAADDLATALKVVADATRLRLLGLIRTQPSGEACTCDLTEPLGLTQPTVTHHLRVLYEAGFLEREKRGRQTYYRIAPESMSVLCQALDPSPQLLAAG; this is encoded by the coding sequence ATGCCCACGTCGATCTCGGAGCTGTGCTGCTCCCCCGTGCTCGCCGGCCCGCTCACGCCCGAGGCCGCCGACGATCTCGCGACCGCCCTGAAGGTGGTCGCCGACGCCACCCGCCTGCGCCTGCTCGGCCTGATCCGCACCCAGCCGAGCGGCGAGGCGTGCACCTGCGACCTCACCGAGCCCCTCGGCCTCACCCAGCCGACCGTCACGCACCACCTGCGGGTGCTGTACGAGGCCGGGTTCCTGGAGCGCGAGAAGCGCGGGCGCCAGACCTACTACCGGATCGCCCCGGAGAGCATGAGCGTGCTCTGCCAGGCACTGGACCCCTCACCCCAGCTGCTCGCCGCAGGCTGA
- a CDS encoding GNAT family N-acetyltransferase, whose translation MSTTCCSTTAEEPAPALPVVETPSSGCCSIPEPAGKAAEEEASSCCGTEKPEPVEASGCCDAPAAEPEPAASGCCGPQEERAEPAEVRTGLSLDDAIAALGGGVPQATDPTPYAQVDWLRATEASLQGAKAWHTVADRGEGDIAFLPGYVFDVDPIVDADPRTLLGWQPKDGTSACCSATTSCCESATDAVEALGTDAFFPSLLLGSPLGYRSEATASVEDPLLVADLVDRVVPAAMEAGIRSITAPWLHDSAYSDVLALALQAYGGDIAFHGENNLLDLQHDSYDAYLASLPSRKRRRVKEDRERADDSGTRIERKDREELRPLIGRITELVTQNRQKYEGGEDEAHIGALLTALVEGGADIRAYLVHKDDAVVAASVMVRRGKRLFVKWAGFDYEALGERSGVYFEIALDRPLRDAFAEGITAIEAGPGADEAKRLRGFRPGQIRSVVLVADSTLRPKVAELHAAYGQARRETLGAAGEAAPTTAIGRLKAKLLGSTAYEPIKPLQPEGGCCG comes from the coding sequence ATGAGCACCACCTGCTGCAGCACCACCGCCGAGGAGCCGGCACCGGCCCTCCCGGTCGTCGAGACCCCTTCCTCCGGCTGCTGCTCGATCCCCGAGCCGGCCGGGAAGGCCGCCGAAGAGGAGGCGTCCTCCTGCTGCGGCACCGAGAAGCCCGAGCCCGTCGAGGCGTCCGGATGCTGTGACGCCCCGGCCGCCGAGCCCGAGCCCGCCGCGTCCGGATGCTGCGGTCCGCAGGAGGAGCGGGCCGAACCCGCCGAGGTGCGCACCGGCCTCTCCCTGGACGACGCGATCGCGGCGCTCGGCGGCGGCGTCCCGCAGGCCACCGACCCCACCCCGTACGCACAGGTGGACTGGCTGCGGGCGACCGAGGCGAGCCTGCAGGGCGCCAAGGCGTGGCACACCGTCGCCGACCGCGGCGAGGGCGACATCGCCTTCCTCCCGGGGTACGTCTTCGACGTCGACCCGATCGTGGACGCCGACCCCCGTACGCTGCTGGGCTGGCAGCCGAAGGACGGCACCTCGGCCTGCTGCTCGGCCACCACCTCCTGCTGCGAGTCCGCCACCGACGCCGTCGAGGCCCTGGGCACCGACGCGTTCTTCCCCTCGCTGCTGCTCGGCTCGCCGCTCGGCTACCGCTCCGAGGCGACCGCGTCCGTCGAGGACCCGCTGCTCGTCGCCGACCTGGTCGACCGCGTCGTCCCGGCCGCCATGGAGGCCGGCATCCGCTCGATCACCGCCCCGTGGCTGCACGACAGCGCGTACAGCGACGTCCTCGCCCTGGCGCTCCAGGCGTACGGCGGCGACATCGCCTTCCACGGCGAGAACAACCTGCTCGACCTCCAGCACGACAGTTACGACGCCTACCTCGCCTCGCTCCCCTCCCGTAAGCGCCGCCGCGTGAAGGAGGACCGCGAGCGCGCGGACGACTCCGGCACCCGCATCGAGCGCAAGGACCGCGAGGAGCTGCGCCCGCTGATCGGCCGGATCACCGAGCTCGTCACGCAGAACCGCCAGAAGTACGAGGGTGGCGAGGACGAGGCGCACATCGGCGCCCTGCTGACCGCGCTCGTCGAGGGCGGCGCCGACATCCGCGCGTACCTGGTCCACAAGGACGACGCCGTGGTCGCGGCCTCGGTGATGGTCCGGCGGGGCAAGCGGCTGTTCGTGAAGTGGGCCGGCTTCGACTACGAGGCGCTGGGCGAGCGCAGCGGCGTCTACTTCGAGATCGCGCTCGACCGTCCGCTGCGCGACGCCTTCGCCGAGGGCATCACCGCGATCGAGGCGGGCCCGGGCGCGGACGAGGCCAAGCGGCTGCGCGGCTTCCGTCCGGGGCAGATCCGCTCGGTCGTCCTGGTCGCCGACTCCACGCTCCGGCCGAAGGTCGCCGAGCTGCACGCCGCCTACGGCCAGGCCCGCCGCGAGACGCTCGGTGCGGCCGGGGAAGCTGCGCCGACGACGGCGATCGGTCGTCTGAAGGCGAAGCTGCTCGGCAGCACCGCCTACGAGCCGATCAAGCCTCTCCAGCCCGAGGGCGGCTGCTGCGGCTGA